A stretch of Halichondria panicea chromosome 1, odHalPani1.1, whole genome shotgun sequence DNA encodes these proteins:
- the LOC135352424 gene encoding uncharacterized protein LOC135352424 produces the protein MAKIQKFSDADRTAVQEKLGSHWIYIIDSGGQPHFHNLLPLFMPKISVALYTLRLSDCLDDHPLVKYYKDNQPLGEGFKSRLSVLDNFKYLVQSIQSHSENCKLVCIGTHKDRQSECKETLFDKNKTFLNFAENDCIRKFIFYFNLRRKDVIFPIDCKHCDSNSKEVAKTIREISQELNNIEILVPFWWFVLEIIVEKVSNDENRKVLSKTECVEIAKTLHNFHEDALCEALKFFHEHHIFHYYPAILPNVVFCDTQVLLDKVTELVEYAAYIQGSDDPA, from the coding sequence ATGGCGAAAATTCAAAAGTTTTCTGATGCTGATCGTACTGCTGTTCAAGAAAAGTTAGGATCTCATTGGATCTACATAATCGATAGCGGTGGGCAACCACACTTTCATAATCTACTGCCACTCTTCATGCCCAAGATTTCTGTAGCTCTGTACACTCTTCGTCTCTCTGACTGCCTTGACGATCATCCGCTGGTTAAATACTACAAGGACAATCAGCCACTTGGTGAAGGTTTTAAGTCACGTCTCTCAGTTTTGGATAACTTCAAGTATCTCGTGCAGTCAATTCAATCTCACAGTGAAAACTGCAAGCTGGTATGCATTGGTACTCACAAAGACCGTCAATCTGAATGCAAGGAAACGTTGTTTGACAAGAATAAAACTTTTTTAAACTTTGCGGAGAACGATTGTATTAGGAagtttattttttatttcaaTTTGAGGAGAAAAGATGTCATATTTCCTATTGATTGCAAGCACTGCGATTCTAACAGTAAGGAAGTGGCAAAGACAATTCGTGAAATATCTCAAGAGCTGAATAATATTGAAATCTTGGTTCCTTTTTGGTGGTTTGTTTTGGAAATTATTGTCGAAAAGGTTTCCAACGATGAAAACAGAAAAGTTTTAAGCAAGACCGAATGTGTAGAAATTGCAAAAACGCTGCATAATTTTCACGAAGATGCACTTTGTGAAGCTTTAAAATTTTTCCATGAGCATCACATATTTCACTACTATCCTGCCATTCTTCCGAATGTGGTGTTTTGTGATACTCAAGTGCTTCTCGATAAAGTAACAGAACTTGTCGAGTATGCTGCGTACATCCAAGGTAGTGATGatccagcataa
- the LOC135334795 gene encoding uncharacterized protein LOC135334795 isoform X1, translating into MSLIFNKPSQGPKHKITKLSKKGIPKTIIANKVEVVEKESVVDAFPLQEEEKHDYTLSNEDIEIHSVEALPDSRSSSTPESSHDSLIPQESDINKTIKEFQELREERSGRLDRDSMNFEMLFTVADVGGQPAFLEMLPSLTLGPALYLVFMKLKQDLTFRSRAEFKPKDSSTKYFENYSYTSEEVIFTALSSIACFGHSDEQVEKYVKPASDEKKRKGSVVLLVGTFLDEIQNDLQRNLDKINGQLEERLKNTAFFEEGLVHRIKLSKDDSLLVNNVSAKEGEIEKHRDLLEKIPKDYFREYQIPAQWLMLSICLKLLARNQNKYHISFDDCVKLGKHIGMDEDMVSVALQFLHKYIGLIMYFPHHENLQKIVICNPQVVFSTISELIFNIYDHNKNQVNQAKCDHFVQTGCFSPKDIQLETVNQEKNKLLSIETLVDLLVYLHIAAKVPLSSNRDTLEYFLPAVLQTAERDMVQRRKKDINEELLPEPICIRFKTGYLPLGFVCALSANLIAENKFDLLISESKCYKNRILFRFDGKFDITVISCPRYCEFRVLRHSPGNTEFWSEDCCPLIKEIVCTAANKVIQSMQHGLRWIGTDSEMYNLAFHCRSKVHSKAEFGQESLAIFCHSDQDTRVPKAKCTHCNTAIDPLPPEMSVWFGEHPSISLKIEKQPARKGNVVTIIANGLRPLTYEWFLGKKKLCDINDEDYDGYTTDKLVIKKDLFLTEGVLKCKVKDKSTDCVAIESDELDLFEEELRNTGKLQEEEIGKIKDNGFKSVKDLQRAQQLDKLNFLNTAEKIRMECSGLFASVQKSNAAISDHITSHRCKRPLTSDEEVEIPPKRRIKDIGAQNASGGPTESSEKGKSEPKLVTKTEETTQSGRKRGRDPPASNQKRAKAIRPGKIEGDQVLMKIGRKLGDEWMDVGVALGMEYMDLKNTIESNPKIPHHLKPMEMFQKWKNKAGDSFTYATLATALEEADLDTCAQTNCYE; encoded by the exons ATGTCACTAATATTTAATAAGCCATCTCAAGGCCCAAAGCACAAAATAACTAAACTGTCAAAAAAAGGAATCCCAAAAACAATCATAGCTAACAAGGTTGAAGTTGTAGAAAAAGAATCAGTGGTAGATGCTTTTCCATTGCAAGAGGAAGAGAAACATGACTATACATTATCCAATGAAGACATTGAAATTCATTCTGTGGAGGCACTGCCAGattctagatctagttctACTCCTGAGTCAAGTCATGATTCATTGATTCCCCAAGAATCAGATATTAACAAAACCATTAAGGAGTTCCAAGAACTAAGGGAGGAACGGAGCGGTAGACTAGATCGAGATAGCATGAATTTTGAAATGCTTTTTACTGTAGCTGATGTTGGTGGGCAACCAGCATTTCTGGAAATGCTACCATCCTTAACTCTAGGACCAGCTCTATACCTTGTGTTTATGAAACTTAAACAAGACCTAACTTTCAGAAGCAGAGCAGAGTTTAAACCCAAGGACTCGAGTACCAAATATTTCGAGAATTACTCGTACACTTCAGAAGAAGTCATTTTTACAGCACTTTCAAGCATAGCTTGCTTTGGGCACTCAGATGAGCAAGTGGAAAAATATGTTAAGCCAGCATCAGATGAGAAAAAGCGAAAAGGTTCTGTAGTGTTACTTGTGGGAACTTTTCTTGATGAGATTCAAAATGATCTGCAACGAAATCTTGACAAGATAAATGGACAGCTAGAGGAACGGCTTAAAAACACAGCATTTTTTGAAGAAGGACTTGTCCACCGTATCAAATTGTCAAAAGATGATAGCTTATTGGTGAATAACGTAAGTGCCAAAGAAGGTGAAATAGAAAAGCATAGAGACCTTTTAGAAAAGATACCTAAAGATTACTTTCGAGAATATCAAATCCCAGCACAATGGTTAATGCTCAGTATTTGTCTTAAGCTTCTTGCTAGAAATCAAAACAAGTATCACATTTCCTTTGATGATTGCGTCAAGTTGGGGAAGCATATTGGTATGGACGAAGATATGGTGAGTGTTGCCTTGCAATTCCTACACAAATACATTGGGCTTATAATGTATTTTCCTCATCACGAAAACCTTCAGAAAATTGTAATATGTAATCCACAAGTAGTATTTTCAACTATTAGTGAACTAATCTTCAACATTTACGATCACAACAAGAATCAAGTTAACCAAGCAAAGTGTGACCACTTTGTGCAAACTGGTTGCTTTTCACCTAAAGATATCCAACTAGAAACCGTGAATCAAGAGAAGAATAAACTCCTTTCTATTGAAACTTTAGTTGATCTGTTAGTGTACCTTCACATTGCTGCTAAAGTGCCCCTATCTTCTAATAGAGATACTCTTGAGTACTTTCTGCCAGCGGTTCTTCAAACTGCTGAAAGAGATATGGTTCAAAGGAGGAAAAAAGATATAAATGAGGAATTGCTTCCCGAACCAATCTGCATTCGATTTAAAACGGGATATCTACCTTTAGGCTTTGTATGTGCATTGAGTGCAAATCTTATTGCTGAGAATAAGTTTGATCTACTCATTAGTGAAAGCAAATGTTACAAGAATAGGATTCTATTTCGATTTGATGGTAAATTCGATATCACTGTGATTTCTTGTCCTAGGTATTGCGAGTTTCGTGTTTTGAGGCACTCACCAGGCAACACTGAATTTTGGAGTGAGGATTGTTGTCCTCTAATTAAGGaaattgtatgtacagctGCGAATAAAGTTATCCAATCTATGCAACATGGTTTGCGTTGGATAGGTACAGATTCTGAAATGTATAATCTAGCTTTCCATTGTCGAAGCAAAGTACACTCTAAGGCAGAATTTGGACAGGAATCTCTCGCTATATTCTGCCATTCTGACCAAGACACACGTGTTCCTAAGGCTAAATGCACCCACTGTAATACGGCTATTGATCCACTGCCCCCTGAAATGAGTGTTTGGTTTGGTGAG CATCCAAGTATTTCGCTGAAAATCGAAAAACAACCTGCTCGAAAAGGAAATGTCGTAACTATAATTGCAAATGGATTACGACCACTAACGTATGAATGGTTTTTAGGGAAGAAAAAGCTTTGTGATATTAATGACGAGGACTATGATGGTTACACAACAGATAAGCTTGTGATTAAGAAGGACCTTTTTTTAACTGAAGGTGTATTAAAGTGCAAAGTGAAAGACAAGTCAACTGATTGTGTTGCAATTGAATCTGATGAGCTTG ATCTCTTTGAAGAGGAGCTCAGAAATACTGGGAAGTTGCAAGAAGAAGAGATCGGCAAAATAAAGG ATAATGGATTTAAAAGTGTTAAAGATTTGCAACGTGCCCAGCAGCTGGACAAGCTAAACTTTTTGAACACGGCTGAAAAGATAAGGATGGAATGCAGCGGACTCTTTGCTTCTGTTCAGAAAAGTAATGCTGCGATTTCTG atcaTATAACCTCACACCGTTGCAAAAGACCTCTTACATCAGACGAAGAAGTTGAAATCCCTCCAAAGCGTCGGATTAAGGATATCG GTGCACAAAATGCATCAGGAGGGCCAACAGAAAGTAGTGAGAAGGGAAAGAGTGAACCTAAACTTGTTACCAAGACTGAGGAGACAACACAATCTGGTCGAAAACGCGGAAGAGACCCACCTGCTAGCAACCAAAAGAGAGCAAAAGCGATACGGCCAGGAAAGATCGAAGGTGATCAAGTTCTCATGAAGATTGGCCGCAAGCTTGGAGACGAGTGGATGGATGTTGGTGTGGCATTAGGAATGGAGTACATGGACCTTAAAAACACAATTGAAAGTAACCCCAAAATACCGCACCACCTCAAACCAATGGAAATGTTTCAAAAGTGGAAAAATAAAGCTGGTGACTCTTTCACGTATGCAACACTGGCCACAGCACTGGAAGAAGCTGACCTCGATACATGCGCACAAACAAACTGTTATGAATAA
- the LOC135334795 gene encoding uncharacterized protein LOC135334795 isoform X2, which produces MSLIFNKPSQGPKHKITKLSKKGIPKTIIANKVEVVEKESVVDAFPLQEEEKHDYTLSNEDIEIHSVEALPDSRSSSTPESSHDSLIPQESDINKTIKEFQELREERSGRLDRDSMNFEMLFTVADVGGQPAFLEMLPSLTLGPALYLVFMKLKQDLTFRSRAEFKPKDSSTKYFENYSYTSEEVIFTALSSIACFGHSDEQVEKYVKPASDEKKRKGSVVLLVGTFLDEIQNDLQRNLDKINGQLEERLKNTAFFEEGLVHRIKLSKDDSLLVNNVSAKEGEIEKHRDLLEKIPKDYFREYQIPAQWLMLSICLKLLARNQNKYHISFDDCVKLGKHIGMDEDMVSVALQFLHKYIGLIMYFPHHENLQKIVICNPQVVFSTISELIFNIYDHNKNQVNQAKCDHFVQTGCFSPKDIQLETVNQEKNKLLSIETLVDLLVYLHIAAKVPLSSNRDTLEYFLPAVLQTAERDMVQRRKKDINEELLPEPICIRFKTGYLPLGFVCALSANLIAENKFDLLISESKCYKNRILFRFDGKFDITVISCPRYCEFRVLRHSPGNTEFWSEDCCPLIKEIVCTAANKVIQSMQHGLRWIGTDSEMYNLAFHCRSKVHSKAEFGQESLAIFCHSDQDTRVPKAKCTHCNTAIDPLPPEMSVWFGEHPSISLKIEKQPARKGNVVTIIANGLRPLTYEWFLGKKKLCDINDEDYDGYTTDKLVIKKDLFLTEGVLKCKVKDKSTDCVAIESDELDLFEEELRNTGKLQEEEIGKIKDNGFKSVKDLQRAQQLDKLNFLNTAEKIRMECSGLFASVQKSNAAISAVHNVLLL; this is translated from the exons ATGTCACTAATATTTAATAAGCCATCTCAAGGCCCAAAGCACAAAATAACTAAACTGTCAAAAAAAGGAATCCCAAAAACAATCATAGCTAACAAGGTTGAAGTTGTAGAAAAAGAATCAGTGGTAGATGCTTTTCCATTGCAAGAGGAAGAGAAACATGACTATACATTATCCAATGAAGACATTGAAATTCATTCTGTGGAGGCACTGCCAGattctagatctagttctACTCCTGAGTCAAGTCATGATTCATTGATTCCCCAAGAATCAGATATTAACAAAACCATTAAGGAGTTCCAAGAACTAAGGGAGGAACGGAGCGGTAGACTAGATCGAGATAGCATGAATTTTGAAATGCTTTTTACTGTAGCTGATGTTGGTGGGCAACCAGCATTTCTGGAAATGCTACCATCCTTAACTCTAGGACCAGCTCTATACCTTGTGTTTATGAAACTTAAACAAGACCTAACTTTCAGAAGCAGAGCAGAGTTTAAACCCAAGGACTCGAGTACCAAATATTTCGAGAATTACTCGTACACTTCAGAAGAAGTCATTTTTACAGCACTTTCAAGCATAGCTTGCTTTGGGCACTCAGATGAGCAAGTGGAAAAATATGTTAAGCCAGCATCAGATGAGAAAAAGCGAAAAGGTTCTGTAGTGTTACTTGTGGGAACTTTTCTTGATGAGATTCAAAATGATCTGCAACGAAATCTTGACAAGATAAATGGACAGCTAGAGGAACGGCTTAAAAACACAGCATTTTTTGAAGAAGGACTTGTCCACCGTATCAAATTGTCAAAAGATGATAGCTTATTGGTGAATAACGTAAGTGCCAAAGAAGGTGAAATAGAAAAGCATAGAGACCTTTTAGAAAAGATACCTAAAGATTACTTTCGAGAATATCAAATCCCAGCACAATGGTTAATGCTCAGTATTTGTCTTAAGCTTCTTGCTAGAAATCAAAACAAGTATCACATTTCCTTTGATGATTGCGTCAAGTTGGGGAAGCATATTGGTATGGACGAAGATATGGTGAGTGTTGCCTTGCAATTCCTACACAAATACATTGGGCTTATAATGTATTTTCCTCATCACGAAAACCTTCAGAAAATTGTAATATGTAATCCACAAGTAGTATTTTCAACTATTAGTGAACTAATCTTCAACATTTACGATCACAACAAGAATCAAGTTAACCAAGCAAAGTGTGACCACTTTGTGCAAACTGGTTGCTTTTCACCTAAAGATATCCAACTAGAAACCGTGAATCAAGAGAAGAATAAACTCCTTTCTATTGAAACTTTAGTTGATCTGTTAGTGTACCTTCACATTGCTGCTAAAGTGCCCCTATCTTCTAATAGAGATACTCTTGAGTACTTTCTGCCAGCGGTTCTTCAAACTGCTGAAAGAGATATGGTTCAAAGGAGGAAAAAAGATATAAATGAGGAATTGCTTCCCGAACCAATCTGCATTCGATTTAAAACGGGATATCTACCTTTAGGCTTTGTATGTGCATTGAGTGCAAATCTTATTGCTGAGAATAAGTTTGATCTACTCATTAGTGAAAGCAAATGTTACAAGAATAGGATTCTATTTCGATTTGATGGTAAATTCGATATCACTGTGATTTCTTGTCCTAGGTATTGCGAGTTTCGTGTTTTGAGGCACTCACCAGGCAACACTGAATTTTGGAGTGAGGATTGTTGTCCTCTAATTAAGGaaattgtatgtacagctGCGAATAAAGTTATCCAATCTATGCAACATGGTTTGCGTTGGATAGGTACAGATTCTGAAATGTATAATCTAGCTTTCCATTGTCGAAGCAAAGTACACTCTAAGGCAGAATTTGGACAGGAATCTCTCGCTATATTCTGCCATTCTGACCAAGACACACGTGTTCCTAAGGCTAAATGCACCCACTGTAATACGGCTATTGATCCACTGCCCCCTGAAATGAGTGTTTGGTTTGGTGAG CATCCAAGTATTTCGCTGAAAATCGAAAAACAACCTGCTCGAAAAGGAAATGTCGTAACTATAATTGCAAATGGATTACGACCACTAACGTATGAATGGTTTTTAGGGAAGAAAAAGCTTTGTGATATTAATGACGAGGACTATGATGGTTACACAACAGATAAGCTTGTGATTAAGAAGGACCTTTTTTTAACTGAAGGTGTATTAAAGTGCAAAGTGAAAGACAAGTCAACTGATTGTGTTGCAATTGAATCTGATGAGCTTG ATCTCTTTGAAGAGGAGCTCAGAAATACTGGGAAGTTGCAAGAAGAAGAGATCGGCAAAATAAAGG ATAATGGATTTAAAAGTGTTAAAGATTTGCAACGTGCCCAGCAGCTGGACAAGCTAAACTTTTTGAACACGGCTGAAAAGATAAGGATGGAATGCAGCGGACTCTTTGCTTCTGTTCAGAAAAGTAATGCTGCGATTTCTG CAGTACATAATGTGCTGCTACTGTGA
- the LOC135336864 gene encoding uncharacterized protein LOC135336864 encodes MASKSLTALPSVVSIVAEKTVVALRCHTRGFEKVLWPILAIILTAGALICFAVAAGTPMWVQINLSEPTSTTDPDKGYIAFGIFSGSHVIELRADTFIDRDEESYLVFERYTNILISRLYATFAFSLIAMLFCLALIAVTFINSYQTVTTWWKGPSMMYILSVLTSLSAFTATALFADFYLWDMDTAIVFMDSFIIPGNEAATFYLMSYTRVPTLHYSSALQIGGIIMMDIMFYRTHV; translated from the exons ATGGCTTCAAAATCTCTGACAGCATTGCCTTCAGTGGTCTCTATTGTGGCAGAGAAGACAGTAGTTGCCTTGAGATGTCATACTAGAGGGTTTGAGAAGGTGCTATGGCCAATTTTGGCAATTATCCTCACGGCTGGGGCTCTTATTTGCTTTGCAGTGGCAGCTGGAACTCCAATGTGGGTTCAG ATCAATTTGTCAGAACCGACAAGTACAACTGATCCTGACAAAGGATATATTGCCTTTGGCATTTTCAGTGGCTCACATGTCATTGAACTGCGAGCAGATACTTTTATTGACAGGGATGAAGAAAGTTACCTTGTTT TTGAGCGATACACAAACATCCTAATATCTCGACTCTACGCAACCTTCGCTTTCTCACTGATCGCTATGCTATTCTGTTTGGCGCTTATTGCTGTCACTTTTATAAACAGCTATCAAACTGTGACAACATGGTGGAAGGGCCCTTCTATGATGTACATCTTGAGTGTTTTAACAA GTTTGTCTGCATTCACAGCAACTGCACTGTTTGCTGATTTTTACCTCTGGGACATGGACACCGCAATTGTGTTTATGGATAGCTTCATCATTCCAGGGAATGAAGCAGCTACATTTTACCTAATGAGTTACACCAGAGTACCAACTCTACACTATTCATCTGCACTACAGAttggaggtataattatgatggatATTATGTTCTACcgtacacatgtataa
- the LOC135334795 gene encoding uncharacterized protein LOC135334795 isoform X4 has product MRRIVHKEPGVSCDACGKGGFSGNRYKCLVCYDFDLCGDCYSSGETGTGKHSSSHPMQCILTKVDAGRRRAGLDRYVGMFRESGQAQDNVHPITELLQHVSQLSSSGSHGGQRLAPTDVPPHIQQLLDQQERQALERRSPLRRPMYRKITSGAGGLLTSDTHSLADHITSHRCKRPLTSDEEVEIPPKRRIKDIGAQNASGGPTESSEKGKSEPKLVTKTEETTQSGRKRGRDPPASNQKRAKAIRPGKIEGDQVLMKIGRKLGDEWMDVGVALGMEYMDLKNTIESNPKIPHHLKPMEMFQKWKNKAGDSFTYATLATALEEADLDTCAQTNCYE; this is encoded by the exons ATGAGACGTATAGTACATAAGGAACCTG gtgTCAGCTGTGATGCTTGCGGGAAGGGAGGGTTCTCTGGAAATCGTTACAAATGCCTTGTGTGCTACGACTTTGACCTCTGTGGTGACTGCTATAGTTCTGGAGAGACAGGAACCGGCAAACACAGCAGCAGCCACCCAATGCAGTGTATACTCACTAAAGTCGATGCTG GGCGTCGAAGAGCAGGGCTTGATCGTTACGTTGGCATGTTTCGGGAGAGTGGACAGGCTCAGGACAATGTTCACCCCATCACTGAGCTTCTACAACATGTATCACAGCTCTCAA GTAGTGGCAGTCATGGTGGGCAACGGCTTGCTCCCACTGATGTTCCTCCTCACATACAACAGTTGCTTGACCAGCAGGAAAGACAAGCTCTCGAAAGGCGATCTCCCCTAAGGAGACCAATGTATCGCAAGATAACCTCAGGGGCAGGTGGACTGCTGACATCAGATACTCACAGTTTAGCTG atcaTATAACCTCACACCGTTGCAAAAGACCTCTTACATCAGACGAAGAAGTTGAAATCCCTCCAAAGCGTCGGATTAAGGATATCG GTGCACAAAATGCATCAGGAGGGCCAACAGAAAGTAGTGAGAAGGGAAAGAGTGAACCTAAACTTGTTACCAAGACTGAGGAGACAACACAATCTGGTCGAAAACGCGGAAGAGACCCACCTGCTAGCAACCAAAAGAGAGCAAAAGCGATACGGCCAGGAAAGATCGAAGGTGATCAAGTTCTCATGAAGATTGGCCGCAAGCTTGGAGACGAGTGGATGGATGTTGGTGTGGCATTAGGAATGGAGTACATGGACCTTAAAAACACAATTGAAAGTAACCCCAAAATACCGCACCACCTCAAACCAATGGAAATGTTTCAAAAGTGGAAAAATAAAGCTGGTGACTCTTTCACGTATGCAACACTGGCCACAGCACTGGAAGAAGCTGACCTCGATACATGCGCACAAACAAACTGTTATGAATAA
- the LOC135334795 gene encoding uncharacterized protein LOC135334795 isoform X3 has translation MSLTPKPHPTRVPRMSRNMSRHNGVSCDACGKGGFSGNRYKCLVCYDFDLCGDCYSSGETGTGKHSSSHPMQCILTKVDAGRRRAGLDRYVGMFRESGQAQDNVHPITELLQHVSQLSSSGSHGGQRLAPTDVPPHIQQLLDQQERQALERRSPLRRPMYRKITSGAGGLLTSDTHSLADHITSHRCKRPLTSDEEVEIPPKRRIKDIGAQNASGGPTESSEKGKSEPKLVTKTEETTQSGRKRGRDPPASNQKRAKAIRPGKIEGDQVLMKIGRKLGDEWMDVGVALGMEYMDLKNTIESNPKIPHHLKPMEMFQKWKNKAGDSFTYATLATALEEADLDTCAQTNCYE, from the exons ATGAGTCTCACACCCAAACCCCATCCAACCAGAGTCCCCAGAATGTCTCGAAACATGTCCAGGCATAATG gtgTCAGCTGTGATGCTTGCGGGAAGGGAGGGTTCTCTGGAAATCGTTACAAATGCCTTGTGTGCTACGACTTTGACCTCTGTGGTGACTGCTATAGTTCTGGAGAGACAGGAACCGGCAAACACAGCAGCAGCCACCCAATGCAGTGTATACTCACTAAAGTCGATGCTG GGCGTCGAAGAGCAGGGCTTGATCGTTACGTTGGCATGTTTCGGGAGAGTGGACAGGCTCAGGACAATGTTCACCCCATCACTGAGCTTCTACAACATGTATCACAGCTCTCAA GTAGTGGCAGTCATGGTGGGCAACGGCTTGCTCCCACTGATGTTCCTCCTCACATACAACAGTTGCTTGACCAGCAGGAAAGACAAGCTCTCGAAAGGCGATCTCCCCTAAGGAGACCAATGTATCGCAAGATAACCTCAGGGGCAGGTGGACTGCTGACATCAGATACTCACAGTTTAGCTG atcaTATAACCTCACACCGTTGCAAAAGACCTCTTACATCAGACGAAGAAGTTGAAATCCCTCCAAAGCGTCGGATTAAGGATATCG GTGCACAAAATGCATCAGGAGGGCCAACAGAAAGTAGTGAGAAGGGAAAGAGTGAACCTAAACTTGTTACCAAGACTGAGGAGACAACACAATCTGGTCGAAAACGCGGAAGAGACCCACCTGCTAGCAACCAAAAGAGAGCAAAAGCGATACGGCCAGGAAAGATCGAAGGTGATCAAGTTCTCATGAAGATTGGCCGCAAGCTTGGAGACGAGTGGATGGATGTTGGTGTGGCATTAGGAATGGAGTACATGGACCTTAAAAACACAATTGAAAGTAACCCCAAAATACCGCACCACCTCAAACCAATGGAAATGTTTCAAAAGTGGAAAAATAAAGCTGGTGACTCTTTCACGTATGCAACACTGGCCACAGCACTGGAAGAAGCTGACCTCGATACATGCGCACAAACAAACTGTTATGAATAA